CGGGGACCGGGTCGTCGCGGAACGGCTGGAAGTTCTCGACCGGCATGGTGGAGTGCTGGGCGCGCAGCCCGTCGTCCTGCTGCTTGCTCTCGCCCTTCCAGAAGTCCGGCTGGGGCAGCCCGACGGGCAGCCCGTCCGCCTTCGTACGCGCCCAGTCGAACTGGCCTTTGCCCGGGGTGAGGAACTTGAAGTTCAGCCAGGCGATGGCGGCCTTGATCTGGTCGGGCGAGCTGCCCTTCTTGATGAGGTAGTCGTTGCCGCCGAAGAGGGTCGCCTCGCCGCCGGGTATCGGGCCCATGCCGAAGTCGACGTAGTCACCGCCCAGTTGCTGGACCATGTACGTGATGTCGTCGGGCGCGGCGAGGAACATGCCGAGCTTCCCGGACGCCATCTGCTTCTGCAGGTCGCCCCACTTGAGCAACTGCGTCTTGCCCATGCTGTCGTCCTCCCAGCGCATCGCGTGGAGGTTCTCGACGTACTCGCGGCCGGTGTCGTCGTTGAACGCGGCCCTGGTGCCGTCCGCCGAGACGATGTCGCCGCCGAGGCCGTACATCGAGGCGGTGAAGTGCCAGCCGCCGTTGTTGCCGGCGCTGTACTCGCCGAAGCCGCTGATGCCGTCGCCCAGGCCGGATATCGCCTTGGCGGCGGTACGGACCTCGTCCCAGGACGTCGGCGGGTCGTCGGGGTCGAGGCCGGCCTCCTCGAAGAGCTTGCGGTTGATGAGCAGGCCCATGGTGTAGTTGCTGGTGGGCAGCCCGTAGAGCTTGCCGTCCTGCTTGAGCACGTCGAGGACCTGCGGGTCGATGTCCGCGAGCGCCGGGACGGTCTTCTCGTTGACGTACGCGGTGATGTCCGCGGCGCCGTCGTTGTCCAGCACCTGCTGCAGGTCGGTGAAGTACGTGTAGAAGGCGTCCGGCTGGGACTTGGCCTTGAGCATGGCCGTGAACCGCGGGGGCTCCAGACAGGGGTCGGTCTGCTTCCCCTCGATCGTGACGTTCGGGTACTCCTTCTTGAACGCCGCTACGTCCTCTTTCCACTCCTTCAGCTCGGCCTTCTCGGCCGCCGGGGGCATGCAGTCGATCGTCAGGGTGACCTC
The Streptomyces sp. CNQ-509 DNA segment above includes these coding regions:
- a CDS encoding ABC transporter substrate-binding protein, with the translated sequence MRHTGFRRTSAALAVSAALALVAACGTSSSDEGGDDTADPADAAAPLDPETEVTLTIDCMPPAAEKAELKEWKEDVAAFKKEYPNVTIEGKQTDPCLEPPRFTAMLKAKSQPDAFYTYFTDLQQVLDNDGAADITAYVNEKTVPALADIDPQVLDVLKQDGKLYGLPTSNYTMGLLINRKLFEEAGLDPDDPPTSWDEVRTAAKAISGLGDGISGFGEYSAGNNGGWHFTASMYGLGGDIVSADGTRAAFNDDTGREYVENLHAMRWEDDSMGKTQLLKWGDLQKQMASGKLGMFLAAPDDITYMVQQLGGDYVDFGMGPIPGGEATLFGGNDYLIKKGSSPDQIKAAIAWLNFKFLTPGKGQFDWARTKADGLPVGLPQPDFWKGESKQQDDGLRAQHSTMPVENFQPFRDDPVPGRAEPPKAQEIYKVLDTVMSGVLTNEDADPAGLLDTAEDQVNQVLANQ